A genomic segment from Saccharicrinis carchari encodes:
- a CDS encoding DUF502 domain-containing protein, with product MRRLIRYFLQGLLYIAPLAVTVYIIVVSIVWIDSLLRDRAFFQEGFLSKYNFPGLGLILILMLVTLIGYVGQRMISSPISLAYDKTMKKAPLVKMIYTSVKDLLSAFVGGEKKFNQPVIVKLDEAGLLHRFGFITSNNLSNLGLDDMVGVYLPSSYGMLGEMYAVPKKQIIPLKANSADVMKYIVSGGVSEI from the coding sequence ATGAGGCGATTAATCCGTTATTTTTTACAGGGGCTGCTTTACATAGCACCATTGGCTGTTACCGTTTATATAATTGTGGTTTCCATTGTATGGATAGATAGCCTGCTCCGCGATCGTGCGTTTTTTCAAGAGGGTTTTCTATCTAAATATAATTTCCCCGGCTTAGGATTGATACTGATACTAATGCTGGTTACTTTAATAGGGTATGTTGGCCAACGGATGATTTCTTCGCCTATTTCGTTGGCTTACGATAAAACCATGAAAAAGGCGCCCTTGGTTAAAATGATATATACGTCGGTAAAGGATTTACTTTCGGCCTTTGTGGGAGGTGAAAAAAAGTTTAACCAGCCGGTAATTGTTAAGCTCGATGAGGCCGGATTACTGCATCGATTTGGGTTTATCACCAGCAACAACCTCAGCAATTTAGGCTTGGACGATATGGTAGGTGTTTATTTGCCCAGCTCCTACGGTATGTTGGGCGAAATGTATGCTGTGCCTAAGAAGCAAATTATACCCTTAAAAGCCAATTCGGCTGATGTGATGAAATATATTGTTTCCGGGGGGGTATCTGAGATATAA
- the ilvA gene encoding threonine ammonia-lyase IlvA — protein MGRKSTYFPQIKDIIAASDRLKGVIKRTALELNPTYSEKYEANVYFKREDQQVVRSYKIRGAYNKMASMPLQDIKCGVVCASAGNHAQGVAMSCFILKVKGIIFMPTTTPSQKIKRVKTLGKEWVEVMLVGDTFDDANSNALEYSRQNQLSFIPPFDDKKVIEGQGTIGIEIMEDLPEVDFVFIPIGGGGLTAGLSTYIKQVSPKVKLIGVEPEGAAAMKKSMETGEVFALHEIDNFVDGAAVRRPGEYTFPLCQKYLDDITTVPEGKVCTKILELYNNEAIVAEPAGVLSVAALEQYKEQIKGKNVVCIISGGNNDITRTEEIKERSLLYEGLKHYFIVRFPQRAGALKDFVNDILGPNDSIVHFEYSKKINREKGPALVGIELKDPADFEPLMERMKARNFYGEYLNKNFNLFEYLI, from the coding sequence ATGGGTAGAAAATCCACATACTTTCCACAGATTAAAGATATAATAGCAGCATCGGATCGGCTAAAGGGTGTGATAAAACGAACAGCATTAGAACTTAACCCTACCTACTCCGAAAAATATGAAGCCAACGTTTATTTTAAACGCGAGGATCAGCAGGTGGTGCGCTCCTACAAAATACGGGGTGCCTATAACAAAATGGCCTCCATGCCCCTACAGGATATCAAATGCGGCGTTGTTTGTGCCAGTGCCGGCAACCATGCCCAGGGTGTAGCCATGTCGTGTTTTATTTTAAAGGTGAAGGGCATCATTTTTATGCCAACCACCACCCCGTCGCAAAAGATAAAAAGAGTAAAAACATTGGGCAAAGAGTGGGTTGAAGTAATGCTGGTGGGCGATACCTTCGATGATGCCAACAGTAATGCTTTGGAATACAGCAGGCAAAATCAGTTGTCCTTTATTCCGCCCTTCGACGACAAGAAAGTGATTGAAGGTCAAGGCACTATTGGTATCGAGATTATGGAGGATTTGCCCGAAGTAGATTTTGTGTTTATACCCATTGGTGGTGGTGGGCTAACAGCAGGATTAAGCACCTACATTAAACAAGTTTCGCCAAAAGTAAAACTGATAGGCGTTGAGCCCGAAGGAGCGGCAGCCATGAAAAAATCCATGGAAACAGGTGAGGTTTTTGCTCTGCACGAAATTGACAATTTTGTGGATGGAGCGGCCGTGCGGCGACCGGGTGAATACACTTTTCCGCTATGCCAAAAATATCTCGACGATATAACAACAGTACCCGAGGGTAAAGTGTGCACCAAAATATTGGAACTTTATAACAACGAAGCCATTGTTGCTGAGCCGGCCGGTGTTTTGTCCGTTGCCGCGTTGGAGCAATACAAAGAACAGATAAAAGGTAAAAACGTGGTGTGTATCATCAGTGGTGGCAACAACGATATTACCCGCACGGAAGAAATTAAAGAACGGTCCTTGTTGTACGAAGGTTTAAAGCATTATTTTATCGTTCGATTCCCGCAACGTGCCGGAGCACTAAAAGATTTTGTGAACGACATTCTGGGACCTAACGACAGCATCGTTCATTTTGAGTATTCAAAAAAGATTAACCGTGAAAAAGGCCCCGCACTCGTGGGCATAGAACTAAAAGATCCCGCCGACTTTGAACCACTAATGGAAAGAATGAAAGCCCGTAACTTTTATGGGGAGTACCTCAATAAAAACTTTAACTTATTTGAGTATTTAATTTGA
- a CDS encoding MmcQ/YjbR family DNA-binding protein yields MNIEEIRNYCLLKKGTSEALPFDQVTLVFKVMGKMFALTNLEGDLSINLKCDPEKAIQLREQYESIQPGYHMSKVHWNTVQMDGSLKPDFVMQMIDHSYDLVVSKLTKKQKEKLALC; encoded by the coding sequence ATGAATATAGAAGAAATACGTAATTATTGTCTGTTAAAAAAAGGCACCAGTGAAGCACTTCCCTTCGACCAGGTTACCCTTGTTTTTAAAGTGATGGGAAAAATGTTTGCCCTCACCAATTTAGAGGGTGATCTGTCTATTAACTTAAAGTGCGACCCGGAAAAAGCCATCCAACTCAGGGAACAGTATGAATCCATCCAACCGGGATACCATATGAGTAAGGTACATTGGAACACGGTACAAATGGACGGTAGCCTAAAACCGGACTTTGTAATGCAAATGATAGATCACTCCTATGATTTGGTGGTATCAAAACTCACAAAAAAACAAAAGGAAAAGCTGGCCTTATGCTAA
- a CDS encoding DoxX family protein: MTRLLHKILYTAGYPIAISVALLLLRISVGLLMLTHGYSKFLLLLGDEPIQFADPIGIGVTASLALTVFAEFFCSILLMLGIATRLSAIPLLITMLVAAFVFHAQDPFARQELPLLYATIYLAIIIVGAGKYSVDNWISKKIG, from the coding sequence ATGACTCGATTACTTCATAAAATTTTATACACGGCTGGCTATCCCATTGCAATTTCAGTTGCTTTGCTATTGCTAAGAATTTCTGTTGGCCTTTTAATGCTCACCCACGGTTACAGTAAATTTTTATTGCTACTGGGCGACGAGCCTATTCAATTTGCCGACCCCATAGGGATAGGCGTTACAGCCTCTTTGGCACTAACGGTTTTTGCCGAATTCTTTTGCTCCATATTATTAATGCTGGGTATTGCCACCCGCCTGTCGGCCATCCCCTTGCTTATTACCATGTTGGTTGCGGCATTTGTATTTCATGCACAAGATCCTTTCGCGCGGCAAGAGTTACCCTTGCTTTATGCTACTATTTATCTTGCCATTATCATTGTAGGTGCCGGTAAATATTCGGTTGACAATTGGATATCCAAAAAAATCGGATAA
- a CDS encoding thiol-disulfide oxidoreductase DCC family protein codes for MNNKNNEPILLYDGECGLCSFAVQFILRYEKDKRLKFATLQSDWAKGILQNSADAPPNLDSVVLLQNNSIYIKSRALTRLTPYLKFPFNLLAIFKIIPPFVADPLYDWVARNRQRFFKPRCVIISKEQEGRFVG; via the coding sequence ATGAATAATAAAAATAATGAGCCGATATTATTATACGACGGAGAATGCGGCCTGTGCAGTTTTGCCGTCCAGTTTATTCTGCGCTACGAAAAGGATAAACGCTTAAAGTTCGCCACGCTGCAATCGGATTGGGCCAAAGGTATCTTGCAGAATTCAGCGGATGCACCACCAAATCTCGATTCGGTGGTGCTACTGCAAAATAATAGCATTTATATTAAAAGCAGGGCCTTAACCCGCTTAACGCCCTACTTAAAATTTCCCTTCAACCTACTGGCCATATTTAAAATAATCCCCCCTTTTGTTGCCGATCCGCTTTACGATTGGGTGGCCCGTAACAGGCAACGTTTTTTTAAACCGCGATGCGTTATTATCAGTAAGGAGCAGGAAGGTAGGTTTGTGGGGTGA
- a CDS encoding NAD-dependent epimerase/dehydratase family protein has translation MILVTGGTGLVGAHLLYHLLLSGSKVRALKRSSSNINKTRFVFEFYGDETLHLFEEIEWIEGDLLDYESLELALADAKTVYHTGALVSFNPSLRNHMMEVNEEGTANLVNACVEKGVEKFCYVSSIATLGNSKNGETIDEFSYWQGGKNHSAYSLSKFRAEMQVWRATKEGLNAIVVNPSVILGPGNWKQGSLKIIDTVYKGLLFYTSGGTGFVDVRDVVSAMIKLTKSNAVNERFILNGANLSFKSLFAQIAQSLQVRPPKFRAGAQLVGIAWRYEWLKNFLFGTEPLITKDSARSSLKRTVFSGALISKTIDFDYTPIEKTIKDTTQYYLNTKQ, from the coding sequence ATGATTTTAGTTACAGGAGGTACGGGCTTGGTGGGCGCTCATTTATTGTATCACCTTCTTTTGAGTGGTTCAAAAGTCCGGGCTTTAAAACGCAGCTCTTCCAACATTAACAAAACGCGTTTTGTATTTGAGTTTTATGGTGACGAGACCCTCCATTTGTTTGAAGAGATAGAATGGATAGAAGGCGATTTGCTTGACTACGAATCGCTGGAGCTGGCACTTGCCGACGCTAAAACGGTATATCATACCGGAGCTTTGGTTTCGTTTAACCCATCACTCAGGAATCATATGATGGAGGTAAACGAAGAGGGAACGGCCAATTTGGTGAATGCATGCGTTGAGAAGGGGGTGGAGAAGTTTTGCTACGTAAGTTCTATTGCTACATTGGGAAACTCTAAAAACGGTGAAACGATAGATGAGTTTTCGTATTGGCAAGGGGGGAAAAATCACTCGGCATACAGCCTGAGTAAATTTAGGGCAGAGATGCAGGTATGGCGTGCCACCAAAGAAGGGCTGAACGCAATAGTAGTAAACCCATCGGTAATTCTGGGGCCGGGAAACTGGAAACAGGGAAGTTTAAAAATAATAGATACGGTTTATAAAGGTTTGCTGTTTTACACCTCGGGCGGAACTGGCTTTGTAGATGTTAGGGATGTGGTTAGTGCCATGATAAAACTGACCAAAAGCAATGCAGTTAATGAGCGTTTTATACTAAATGGAGCTAACCTTTCATTTAAATCGTTATTTGCACAAATAGCTCAATCGCTACAAGTACGACCCCCTAAATTTCGCGCAGGTGCACAACTTGTTGGGATAGCCTGGCGATACGAATGGCTAAAAAACTTTCTGTTTGGCACTGAACCGCTTATTACCAAAGATTCCGCCAGATCATCCTTAAAAAGGACGGTCTTTTCGGGGGCTTTGATTTCAAAAACCATTGACTTTGATTATACACCGATAGAAAAAACAATTAAAGATACGACGCAATATTATTTGAACACCAAGCAGTAA
- a CDS encoding sulfite exporter TauE/SafE family protein has translation MISSFVNPLQTDWNTWFITALCALITGLSKSGLKGFAMINIPILAILYGGMSSVGILLPFLIFGDAFALIYYRRNAQWSHIKRLFPWTMVGLVIAMLIGKYINDQQFRTSIAVSILVCLAIIVYRDISGQKTALTNNKWFTHSLGFSGGFATMIGNAAGPIFNLYLMSMRLPKNVFIGTGAYFYLILNTIKLPIHFFYWQSISTSTLQLNFVMLPILLAGAFAGKKIVQYIPEKAYRIFVIGVIALSAIVLLLK, from the coding sequence ATGATATCATCCTTTGTAAATCCTTTACAAACCGACTGGAATACCTGGTTTATTACAGCACTATGTGCCTTAATTACCGGTTTGAGTAAATCCGGGCTAAAAGGATTTGCCATGATCAATATCCCCATATTGGCAATACTTTACGGTGGCATGTCCTCAGTTGGCATTTTATTACCTTTTTTAATTTTTGGCGATGCCTTTGCATTAATTTATTATCGCCGAAATGCGCAGTGGAGCCACATTAAACGCCTGTTTCCATGGACTATGGTTGGTTTGGTAATAGCTATGCTGATAGGTAAGTACATCAACGATCAACAATTCAGAACAAGTATTGCCGTATCTATTTTGGTATGCCTTGCCATTATTGTTTACCGCGATATATCGGGACAAAAAACAGCGCTTACAAATAATAAATGGTTTACCCATTCCTTGGGTTTTTCCGGTGGTTTTGCCACCATGATAGGGAATGCGGCAGGGCCTATTTTCAATCTGTATTTAATGAGCATGCGCTTACCCAAAAATGTTTTTATAGGTACCGGAGCCTATTTTTATCTTATCCTTAACACCATAAAGCTACCTATTCATTTTTTTTATTGGCAATCGATATCCACCAGTACCTTACAGTTAAACTTTGTTATGCTCCCCATTTTGTTAGCGGGAGCCTTTGCCGGTAAAAAAATTGTACAGTACATCCCCGAAAAAGCCTATCGAATTTTTGTGATAGGTGTAATTGCTTTATCCGCTATAGTATTGCTTTTGAAATAA
- a CDS encoding copper resistance protein NlpE N-terminal domain-containing protein, giving the protein MKKLLFVVATVTAVLLTSCNRTKKTDKKTTVDTHSAQNALDWEGTYYGVTPCASCPGIETELTLTADLNYVLTRLYLEEDESEYTLEGKFSWKGNNIELEEADKDSSPVIFKVEENQVRQLDRQGKAIEGELASHYVLTKNGNLNVENKRWELKELNGKAVEGSAETHYIIFHSKENRIEAKANCNNLLFDYTIRHQFQLITSPGAATLISCPEDDGMEREFIDAISTADNLSVTETTLSLNKARMAPLAKFELVKN; this is encoded by the coding sequence ATGAAAAAATTATTATTTGTAGTGGCCACGGTGACGGCTGTTTTGCTTACCTCGTGTAACAGAACAAAAAAAACCGACAAAAAAACAACTGTTGATACACACAGCGCGCAAAACGCTCTTGACTGGGAAGGAACCTATTATGGAGTTACCCCCTGTGCTTCGTGCCCCGGTATTGAAACGGAACTGACCTTAACAGCTGATTTAAATTATGTTTTAACCCGCCTATACTTAGAGGAAGACGAATCAGAATATACCCTGGAAGGTAAATTTAGCTGGAAGGGCAACAATATTGAATTGGAAGAAGCAGACAAAGATAGTTCGCCTGTGATTTTTAAAGTGGAGGAAAACCAGGTGCGTCAATTAGATAGGCAGGGCAAGGCCATAGAAGGAGAATTGGCTTCGCATTACGTTTTAACTAAAAATGGTAATTTAAATGTCGAAAACAAACGATGGGAGCTCAAGGAGCTAAACGGTAAAGCTGTTGAGGGAAGTGCCGAAACGCATTATATTATTTTTCATTCCAAAGAAAATAGAATTGAAGCTAAGGCCAATTGCAACAATTTACTTTTTGATTACACCATTCGTCATCAGTTTCAATTAATCACTTCACCCGGCGCCGCTACCCTGATATCCTGCCCGGAAGACGATGGTATGGAACGCGAATTTATCGATGCCATTAGCACGGCCGACAACTTAAGTGTAACAGAAACTACCTTGTCACTGAACAAAGCCAGAATGGCTCCGTTAGCCAAGTTTGAGCTTGTCAAGAATTGA
- a CDS encoding TQO small subunit DoxD, producing the protein MKIKNDSGLLALAVRLVIGWTYFSAFFRRTILANKLDPEVGGYIGEKFNHFLPNALGIKPIIQYLVENPDTLWWAMVIFTIVEGIVGLFIMLGFFTRLMSVGIFGLAMGILLGSGWIGTTCLDEWQIGVLGIASGFMLFLSGSGMYSIDNYLMQKKHWISQKKWFPWIGSGTLPIKDRIFPKIVLAGSLFILAMTLFTNQVFHGGLWGTLHNKSVKPKLEISEGQFMGNQISFDVFRTEGVDVYGAWIIGMELNDGQNNNVFNLSQDELASLKWMQVENYYVAKVKPGKHSLVVPLGAKAKISIQHPSVTKLPKGKYRLKITDISGASWVHQIVR; encoded by the coding sequence ATGAAAATAAAAAATGACTCAGGGCTTCTGGCCCTTGCGGTGCGTCTGGTTATTGGCTGGACGTATTTTTCCGCTTTCTTTCGCAGAACAATTTTAGCTAATAAATTAGATCCCGAAGTAGGTGGCTATATCGGTGAAAAATTCAATCACTTCCTACCCAATGCTTTGGGTATAAAACCCATTATTCAGTATTTAGTAGAAAACCCCGATACTTTGTGGTGGGCTATGGTAATATTTACCATAGTAGAGGGCATTGTAGGACTTTTTATTATGTTGGGTTTTTTTACCCGATTGATGAGTGTAGGTATATTTGGTTTAGCAATGGGTATATTGCTGGGCTCGGGCTGGATAGGCACCACCTGCCTGGATGAGTGGCAGATTGGTGTTTTGGGTATCGCATCCGGCTTTATGTTGTTTCTATCAGGAAGCGGTATGTACTCAATAGATAATTACCTGATGCAAAAAAAGCATTGGATAAGCCAAAAAAAATGGTTCCCATGGATAGGATCGGGCACTTTGCCCATAAAAGATCGTATTTTTCCTAAGATTGTTTTGGCAGGCTCGCTTTTCATCCTCGCAATGACTCTATTTACCAACCAGGTATTTCATGGTGGGCTGTGGGGTACACTGCACAACAAATCGGTAAAACCTAAGTTAGAAATTAGCGAGGGACAATTTATGGGCAACCAAATTTCTTTTGATGTATTCAGAACCGAAGGAGTAGATGTTTATGGCGCCTGGATAATCGGCATGGAATTAAACGACGGGCAGAATAATAACGTATTCAACCTTTCGCAGGATGAGCTGGCATCACTAAAATGGATGCAGGTAGAAAATTATTATGTGGCAAAGGTAAAACCCGGCAAGCATAGCCTGGTGGTGCCACTGGGCGCCAAAGCTAAAATTAGCATCCAGCACCCATCGGTCACTAAGCTGCCCAAAGGTAAGTACCGTTTAAAAATAACCGATATTAGCGGGGCAAGTTGGGTGCATCAAATTGTCAGATAA
- a CDS encoding YraN family protein, with amino-acid sequence MAEHNELGKQGERVAVKYMAGIGYKILEQNWYYKHKEIDLIAQKEDLLVIVEIKTRTNDDWELPEESITNAKIRFLVDATEAYIMQNNIDLEVRFDVIALTPENNDWKIEHITEAFYPPVN; translated from the coding sequence ATGGCAGAACATAACGAACTAGGTAAGCAGGGAGAACGGGTTGCCGTTAAATATATGGCCGGCATAGGCTACAAGATTTTAGAACAGAACTGGTATTATAAGCACAAGGAGATTGATTTGATTGCCCAAAAAGAAGATTTGTTGGTTATCGTAGAAATTAAAACCCGAACCAACGACGATTGGGAATTGCCCGAAGAATCTATCACTAACGCGAAAATACGTTTTTTGGTAGATGCCACCGAAGCCTATATTATGCAAAACAATATTGATTTAGAAGTGAGGTTCGATGTGATTGCCCTTACCCCGGAAAATAACGATTGGAAAATAGAGCATATTACTGAAGCCTTTTATCCTCCGGTCAATTAG